One segment of Polypterus senegalus isolate Bchr_013 chromosome 8, ASM1683550v1, whole genome shotgun sequence DNA contains the following:
- the LOC120534685 gene encoding gastrula zinc finger protein XlCGF9.1-like, with protein sequence MVGETTTLNILSDSTTVQQEHGKRCKQSETLQKPFYCLECGKRFPRMSTLKRHRKIHTGEKPYCCSDCGNRFTQLSSFQRHTRIHSGEKPYCCLECGKGFNCTSRLQDHKKVHTGERKHYCSECGKEFTTSYGLPYHRQIHNGEKPYCSACGKQFRTCNGLRKIHTGMKPCCSECGKQFTTHGSLQVHRRMHTGEKTYCCSECGK encoded by the exons ATGGTAGGCGAGACCACCACTCTGAATATCCTTTCAGACTCCACCACAGTCCAACAGGAACACGGGAAAAGGTGTAAACAGAGTGAAACACTGCAGAAGCCATTTtattgtttggaatgtggcaaacgattcccACGAATGAGCACTCTTAAGAGGCATAgaaaaattcacactggagaaaagccatattgttgttcagATTGTGGCAACCGATTCACACAATTGAGCAGCTTTCAGAGACACACAAGAATTCactcaggagagaagccatattgctgtttagAATGTGGTAAAGGATTTAACTGCACTAGCAGGCTTCAGGACCACAAAaaagttcacactggagagaggaAACATtattgttcagaatgtggcaaagaATTCACCACCAGCTATGGTCTTCCATACCACAGGCAAATTCACaatggagagaagccatattgttctGCTTGTGGAAAACAATTCAGAACCTGCAACGGCCTTCG AAAAATTCACACTGGAATGAAGCCAtgttgctctgaatgtggcaaacagttcacTACCCATGGTAGCCTTCAAGTCCATAGAAGAATGCATACGGGAGAGAAGACAtactgttgttctgaatgtggcaagtaA